A part of Gammaproteobacteria bacterium genomic DNA contains:
- the minC gene encoding septum site-determining protein MinC, translating into MSASAGEATIERTVVADLRADSFTLPVLRLLQGDMDAVSSVIAEKQEQAPEFFRNTPVIIDLHALETDSGSVEFPLLVGILRGAGMIPIGVRGGTDALNASAQGMELAIFAGGQQETESAPAKKPGRCGAEDSKPEAEASPSGQTMTITRPVRSGQRIYAAGGDLIVLSQVGSGSEVMADGNIHIYGALRGRAFAGVKGNQEARVFCHALYPELVAVAGRYVVSEKILPDVLGKPVQIWLEDGRLRIERQPGI; encoded by the coding sequence ATGTCAGCCAGTGCGGGAGAAGCAACCATTGAACGGACCGTCGTCGCGGACCTGAGGGCGGATTCCTTTACCTTGCCGGTATTACGCCTGTTGCAGGGCGACATGGACGCCGTTTCCTCGGTGATCGCGGAAAAGCAGGAACAGGCTCCCGAGTTCTTTCGCAACACGCCGGTCATTATCGATCTGCACGCCCTGGAAACGGACAGCGGGTCGGTGGAGTTCCCGCTGCTCGTCGGCATCCTGCGGGGCGCCGGTATGATCCCCATCGGTGTACGCGGCGGGACAGATGCGCTGAATGCGTCCGCGCAGGGCATGGAACTCGCGATATTCGCCGGTGGCCAGCAGGAAACCGAATCCGCTCCCGCAAAGAAACCCGGGCGCTGCGGGGCGGAGGATTCGAAACCGGAGGCCGAGGCCTCGCCGTCCGGGCAGACCATGACGATCACCCGGCCCGTGCGTTCCGGTCAGCGGATTTACGCCGCCGGCGGAGACCTGATCGTATTGTCGCAGGTCGGTTCCGGATCCGAGGTGATGGCCGATGGGAACATTCACATCTATGGCGCACTTCGAGGGCGGGCCTTTGCCGGCGTCAAGGGAAACCAGGAGGCCCGTGTCTTTTGTCACGCCCTCTATCCCGAACTGGTCGCCGTGGCAGGTCGCTACGTTGTCAGCGAGAAGATCCTGCCGGACGTGCTGGGCAAACCGGTCCAGATCTGGCTTGAGGATGGACGGCTTCGGATCGAGCGGCAGCCGGGGATCTGA
- a CDS encoding 2Fe-2S iron-sulfur cluster binding domain-containing protein, which produces MGHTVTILNHGLSFEVERHESILDAAVKAGIAIDYSCGSGNCGNCKARLIEGELLALRHQDYVFSAAEKATGYALMCCNSAASDLVIEADVAHSAEDIEPRRIRVKVRKLNFVSDELVVLHMQTPRTERLRFLAGQYANLDIAGHGDLDASIASCPCDDRRLEFHIRRRTGNPVSDYIFGKLTPGSSVDLVGPMGSFVLDEQSRRPLVLIAFDIGFAAAKSLIEHATAQEGGRDIRLFWIACKPEGQYLDNLCRSWRDALDEFRYTPISMSEDLTSLLSEGGRGVDRIGDVLRKILGETPEIAECDTYVCAPEVFLRAASQRLTRHGVGQDRVWLEPMRGNPQVGCLAER; this is translated from the coding sequence ATGGGCCATACCGTTACCATCCTAAACCACGGACTCAGCTTCGAAGTCGAGCGCCACGAGTCGATCCTCGATGCCGCGGTCAAGGCGGGTATCGCAATCGACTATTCGTGCGGAAGCGGCAATTGCGGCAATTGCAAGGCACGCCTCATCGAGGGGGAACTGCTAGCCCTGCGGCATCAGGACTACGTGTTCTCCGCGGCTGAAAAGGCCACCGGCTATGCATTGATGTGCTGCAATTCCGCGGCCAGCGACCTGGTGATCGAGGCCGACGTGGCACATTCGGCCGAGGACATCGAGCCGCGCCGTATCCGGGTGAAGGTTCGCAAACTTAATTTCGTCAGCGACGAACTGGTGGTGCTGCACATGCAGACCCCGCGAACCGAAAGGTTGCGGTTTCTCGCGGGCCAGTATGCGAACCTCGATATCGCCGGTCATGGCGACCTGGACGCGTCCATCGCCAGTTGCCCCTGTGACGACCGGCGCCTGGAGTTCCATATCCGCAGGCGGACAGGGAATCCGGTGTCGGACTACATCTTCGGCAAACTGACCCCGGGGAGCAGCGTTGACCTGGTCGGGCCGATGGGGAGCTTCGTGCTGGACGAGCAGAGCCGTCGTCCGCTGGTGCTGATCGCATTCGATATCGGATTCGCGGCCGCCAAGAGTCTGATCGAGCACGCCACGGCTCAGGAAGGTGGTCGCGACATCCGCCTGTTCTGGATCGCATGCAAACCCGAGGGCCAGTATCTCGACAATCTTTGCCGGTCGTGGCGGGACGCGCTGGACGAGTTCAGGTATACCCCGATCAGCATGTCCGAGGACCTGACATCCCTGTTGAGCGAGGGAGGCCGCGGTGTGGACCGGATCGGGGATGTCCTCAGAAAGATTCTCGGAGAAACCCCTGAAATCGCGGAATGTGACACCTATGTCTGCGCGCCGGAGGTCTTCCTGCGGGCGGCCTCGCAGAGGCTGACCCGGCACGGCGTTGGCCAGGACAGGGTATGGCTGGAGCCGATGCGGGGAAACCCGCAGGTCGGCTGCCTCGCGGAACGGTGA
- a CDS encoding hotdog fold thioesterase: MAKAENEVWHSRPTPDELNEFSTGSMISRIGIRFTEVGDDFITASMPVDHRTLQPFGVLHGGASAVLAETLASMGATYCVDRFRFACMGMEINVNHLRPVLQGTVEGRATPIHLGKRTQVWDVRIGDGDDRLAAVSRLTLAVVERSRLESGPRS; encoded by the coding sequence ATGGCCAAAGCGGAAAACGAGGTCTGGCATTCTCGTCCCACGCCGGATGAACTCAACGAATTCTCGACCGGATCGATGATTTCGCGTATCGGTATCCGGTTCACCGAGGTTGGCGACGATTTCATCACGGCCTCCATGCCGGTAGACCATCGTACCCTGCAGCCCTTCGGTGTCCTGCACGGTGGTGCTTCGGCCGTGCTCGCCGAAACGCTGGCCAGCATGGGTGCGACCTATTGCGTCGATCGCTTCCGGTTCGCCTGCATGGGGATGGAGATCAATGTCAACCACCTTCGACCGGTGCTTCAGGGCACGGTCGAGGGGCGTGCCACACCGATCCATCTGGGGAAGCGGACTCAGGTCTGGGACGTGCGAATCGGCGATGGCGACGACAGGCTCGCTGCCGTGTCGAGACTTACACTGGCCGTTGTCGAAAGGTCGCGTCTGGAGTCGGGACCCCGTTCGTGA